In Colwellia sp. M166, a genomic segment contains:
- a CDS encoding RluA family pseudouridine synthase — MPNLESCFTLFSQPVVHISLPEKFTFPFYYQPQALAVAAAEQLQQALEKQTDIIGSESDSGKMLGVLVVKNAQQQLGYLSAFSGQLEYNHTAINFVPPVSDMQLQDDTFLAENRIINNINAEIEQLECGEPLTTATNALNEATNRYQQALSVQQRLIVANRQERKKQRDEAVEQLTVDGFEQLKLVLAGQSIYEKKQLQALKQHGQSKLALLQQALDTITSKIAKLKKQRKARSKNLQKKLFSQYQFLNADGATKDLNAIFAELPEHIPPAGAGDCAAPKLLQYAYLHNLAPVTMAEFWWGAAPKSAIRQHKNYYPSCYSKCQPILGHMLQGLDVDDNPLLINPAHGKDLAIVYQDDDLLVVNKPAEFLSVPGKTIADSVYMRIKNQFPQASGPLIVHRLDMSTSGLLIIALNKRAHKALQKQFIERTIEKRYVALVSGNVVADSGTIELPLRLDFDDKPRQMVCYQHGKPALTTWRVLERKNNTTRLHLFPKTGRTHQLRVHCAHQDGLNMPIVGDDHYGLKAQRLHLHAEYLSLQHPINHQALVFEVAADF, encoded by the coding sequence ATGCCAAACCTTGAATCTTGTTTTACCTTATTTTCTCAGCCTGTTGTTCATATCAGCTTACCGGAAAAATTTACCTTTCCGTTTTATTATCAACCACAGGCACTTGCTGTTGCTGCTGCTGAACAATTGCAGCAAGCGCTAGAAAAGCAAACTGATATTATTGGCAGTGAAAGCGATAGCGGTAAAATGTTGGGGGTTTTGGTGGTTAAAAATGCCCAACAACAGCTAGGCTATTTATCGGCTTTTTCTGGCCAGTTGGAATATAACCATACTGCTATTAACTTTGTTCCGCCTGTGTCTGATATGCAATTACAAGATGACACTTTTCTAGCTGAAAACCGCATTATCAATAACATTAATGCTGAAATTGAACAATTAGAGTGTGGTGAGCCGCTAACTACTGCAACGAATGCGCTTAATGAAGCAACTAACCGTTATCAACAAGCGTTATCAGTACAACAGCGCTTAATTGTTGCTAACCGCCAAGAAAGAAAAAAGCAGCGAGATGAGGCGGTTGAGCAATTAACCGTCGATGGATTTGAGCAGTTAAAACTTGTCTTAGCAGGGCAAAGCATTTACGAAAAAAAACAGTTACAAGCATTAAAACAGCACGGGCAGAGTAAACTTGCATTATTGCAGCAAGCCTTAGATACGATAACCAGTAAAATTGCCAAGTTAAAGAAGCAGCGTAAAGCACGTTCTAAAAACTTACAGAAAAAACTCTTTTCACAATATCAGTTTTTAAACGCAGATGGCGCAACTAAAGACCTTAACGCTATTTTTGCTGAGTTACCGGAACATATACCACCTGCGGGTGCTGGTGATTGTGCCGCGCCTAAATTATTGCAATATGCTTATTTACATAACTTAGCACCCGTCACTATGGCGGAGTTTTGGTGGGGCGCAGCGCCTAAGTCAGCTATCAGGCAACATAAGAATTACTATCCTTCTTGCTACAGTAAATGTCAGCCTATTTTAGGGCATATGCTTCAGGGCTTAGATGTTGATGATAACCCTTTGCTGATTAATCCTGCACATGGCAAAGATTTGGCTATCGTTTATCAAGACGACGATCTTTTAGTGGTTAATAAGCCGGCTGAGTTTTTATCCGTGCCGGGTAAAACGATTGCCGACTCAGTGTATATGCGCATTAAAAACCAGTTCCCACAAGCATCTGGGCCGCTTATTGTCCATCGATTAGATATGTCGACTTCTGGACTGTTGATTATTGCCTTAAATAAACGTGCTCATAAAGCGCTGCAAAAACAATTTATTGAGCGCACAATAGAGAAGCGTTATGTGGCTTTAGTTAGCGGAAATGTTGTAGCAGACAGTGGCACGATTGAATTGCCACTACGGCTAGATTTTGATGATAAACCACGACAAATGGTGTGTTATCAGCACGGTAAACCGGCATTAACGACTTGGCGGGTATTGGAGCGGAAAAATAACACCACGCGCTTGCACTTATTTCCTAAAACGGGACGTACACATCAACTACGCGTGCATTGCGCCCATCAAGATGGCTTAAATATGCCGATTGTTGGTGACGATCATTATGGTTTAAAAGCACAACGACTACATTTACATGCCGAATACTTGTCGTTGCAACACCCGATTAATCATCAAGCTTTAGTTTTTGAAGTTGCTGCTGACTTTTAA
- a CDS encoding DUF5676 family membrane protein, which produces MNIDANKIGISSAISFGILWVVCSAAVHFMPQLIMKITGHMVHADFSTLGWTLTFSGFLTGLFAWGAIAGVSGWLIASIYNRL; this is translated from the coding sequence ATGAACATTGATGCAAATAAAATTGGAATTTCTAGTGCTATTTCTTTTGGTATTCTTTGGGTTGTGTGTAGCGCCGCTGTTCATTTTATGCCGCAACTCATAATGAAGATTACTGGGCATATGGTACACGCAGATTTTAGTACATTAGGCTGGACTCTAACCTTTTCGGGATTTTTAACGGGACTGTTTGCTTGGGGCGCAATTGCAGGTGTCAGTGGTTGGCTGATAGCCTCAATATATAACAGGCTGTAG
- a CDS encoding 2TM domain-containing protein yields the protein MTVRKLRLKRAWSQEQLAQFSGLSIRTIQRIERGQKAGLESLKSLAAVFEVELDELLKEKDMSNSDTYNDEETRIIEHVQDIKGFYSHLINYAVVVLGLFLLNFLVSPGYYWAWWAALGWGIGVISHGLSVFEVYSFFGADWEKKQIEKRLGRKL from the coding sequence ATGACCGTTCGAAAATTAAGACTTAAACGAGCATGGTCTCAGGAGCAATTAGCCCAGTTTAGTGGTTTGAGTATTCGAACAATTCAACGCATTGAACGTGGTCAAAAAGCAGGTTTGGAATCACTTAAATCTCTTGCCGCTGTTTTTGAGGTTGAACTTGATGAATTACTAAAGGAGAAGGATATGAGCAACTCGGACACTTACAACGATGAAGAAACTCGAATTATCGAACATGTTCAGGACATTAAGGGATTTTATAGCCATCTGATTAATTATGCCGTGGTTGTACTAGGCTTATTCTTACTGAATTTTCTTGTTAGCCCTGGTTATTATTGGGCTTGGTGGGCGGCATTAGGTTGGGGGATTGGGGTGATATCACACGGTTTGAGTGTGTTTGAAGTTTATAGCTTTTTTGGCGCTGATTGGGAGAAAAAGCAAATAGAAAAACGCTTAGGTCGAAAACTTTAA
- a CDS encoding ABC transporter substrate-binding protein, with product MLNICWLRSRLIAILCTFAFVYSSQGSAQALDKVSIQLNWLHQFQFAGYYAAKEQGYYRELGLDVELREFDGQGAVDDNVIAGKADYGISNSSLLVAKSKGKPVVIVAQIFQHSPANLATLRSSNIASPFDLIGKRIMMSSASKNFDPVTAMLLQAQTKKNAFTWQDNNQPFSALVNGETDAILIYNTNEPFEFAQANIDIFTIDPRDYGIDFYGDNLFTSESEVKNNPQRVQAIRQATIKGWKYALNHKTEIIELIEKKYNSQDKSHAHLRFEAEEISKVILAKFIAIGSIARTRMEKTNEIYHQLGMTNSPFLPENILLDDALENFSDKHISHDSSTLLIISMILISLLLISITLVLPKLITQQRLVAFMASRKFPLIVHSISVLNITIIFSVIYLTLQDNEKSTQSSIEKNLESVVSATKTRLNDWISEQEYLLQQMRTDTKIINLTKQLNQQAPQTEKLITSLALQDIRQYFRQSNLQGQGFSIINKDKINIASNHNENLGKINVIAQQKPELLSSVFTGETRFVSPIKNDQNVLFGNNSNPIDQYSMFIVSPIFDDNHQVIAALALKIQTSGQISDIMQQGRIGASGDSYLVNEQGQMLSKSRFEARLSILKYFQDHSKNNQLITLKDPQINITEAPNAVINNQALPFTYMANHLINTMYKNNSNLIVKNKIATNVLGYNDYRGVSVYGAWLWDSEYGFGIATEIDVNEAMLGLNSLRNKLMLISFFTLLLTLTANIFTVTVGQRSTKYMRRSKAELEKIVKQRTTELHQRERAMWELYEYAPVAYATLNSQGQFIKHNCVFAKMFKRPRELFVSLNWQEFVEPKHYVHRIFQSKSHLLECEIPVRISGNQTIDTMLSALPVYDNDELIEVRLTLIDVTQRNAAKAQFAALMESAPDAILMLDKNSEHRIVNSQVLTMFGYDKSELIGEKIERLLPEEKCLQVFERLLSAPSTEKQRLELLGKRKDGDEFSAEVTVNSIDIHNERFIVAIVRDITERKLNDQALAEQVLFQQALADTIPYPIFVKGTDLRFINVNKSYEETFNVRREDVIGKTVLDLDYLPLADRKAYQAEDTALIASMGMVRKEIPLVYGDGLTHSTMYWVKSFAKADGNIGGLLGTFVDISEQKMAEQTLAHAKSLAEDAVKAKSNFLANMSHEIRTPMNAIIGMSALALKTNLSPQQQNYIFKVNRAAESLLGLVNDILDFSKIEANKLDIEVIPFCLDEILDNLGNMLMDKLTEKKTELIFDVEKTVPIDLIGDPLRLSQILTNLGSNAAKFTEHGEIKIHISCLKKHNNKVTLKFSICDTGIGMSAEQQEKLFQSFSQADASTTRKYGGTGLGLAICKHLVELLGGEIWLESQEGQGSQFHFIVDYQCQSLAQSQAKRPYLSSLQGGKLALIADNESYKPILLRMLQSFGFIVEHYSSVTSALTELTQDSQTFDALIFDLVNCNDQQSCRDIRSIRDACIDLPILHILPNRQEIPSKTLNTDEKYYVTCKPITSSNLLDNLLIALGHENLRNIKYTSAPLVEQSAINALQGAKILLVEDNEINQELATELLSHHGIAVTVANNGQEAIDYLQQESFDGVLMDCQMPVKDGYTATREIRQDARFIDLPIIAMTANVMAGDREKSLRSGMNEHIGKPINTGELFSKLAQWVIPSKPNNKKHKANSYKNDLLTLPELEGIDTAAGLAVAQYNQQLYQRLLVKFKHNYSQAINPIAQAMNSHDFATAEQLAHTLKGVAGNIGAQQLYTLCQQLENDAIQHDIKPLLLEQCQNELNRIQLSLSQLEPQVPVEQAFNVKDCKALFEQLVIEVDNYDVAAIDTIQTLLSMTHQQHYHQQLKDIMTKVEIYEFDDAATLLKEIEISL from the coding sequence ATGTTAAATATTTGCTGGCTGAGAAGTCGCTTAATCGCCATATTATGTACATTTGCTTTTGTCTATAGTAGCCAAGGCTCTGCGCAAGCGCTCGATAAAGTGTCTATTCAACTAAATTGGTTACATCAATTTCAGTTTGCTGGCTACTATGCCGCAAAAGAACAAGGCTATTATCGAGAATTAGGCTTAGATGTTGAGTTACGAGAGTTCGATGGTCAAGGAGCCGTTGACGATAATGTCATTGCAGGTAAAGCCGATTACGGCATCAGTAATTCAAGTCTACTGGTAGCTAAAAGCAAAGGTAAACCGGTTGTTATTGTTGCACAAATATTTCAACATTCACCGGCAAACCTTGCCACGCTGCGCTCTTCTAATATTGCTAGCCCATTTGACCTCATCGGTAAACGTATCATGATGAGTTCAGCATCAAAAAATTTCGACCCTGTTACCGCGATGCTATTGCAAGCGCAAACAAAAAAAAATGCTTTTACTTGGCAAGACAATAACCAACCCTTCTCCGCATTGGTGAACGGTGAAACTGACGCGATTTTAATTTATAACACCAATGAGCCATTCGAATTTGCCCAAGCTAACATAGATATATTTACTATCGACCCGAGAGATTATGGTATTGATTTTTATGGTGATAATCTTTTCACTAGCGAGTCCGAAGTAAAAAATAATCCTCAGCGTGTACAGGCTATACGCCAGGCAACGATTAAAGGTTGGAAATACGCCCTAAATCATAAAACAGAAATCATTGAGTTGATTGAAAAAAAATACAATAGCCAAGATAAATCTCATGCCCATTTACGTTTTGAAGCCGAAGAAATTAGTAAAGTAATTTTAGCTAAATTTATTGCTATAGGTTCAATTGCTCGCACCAGAATGGAAAAAACAAATGAAATTTATCATCAACTTGGTATGACAAATTCACCTTTTCTACCTGAAAATATTTTACTAGACGATGCCTTAGAAAATTTTTCAGATAAGCATATTAGCCACGACAGCAGCACGTTATTAATAATATCGATGATATTGATCTCTTTATTATTAATATCTATCACCTTAGTGTTACCTAAGCTTATTACTCAACAGCGTTTAGTTGCCTTTATGGCGTCACGGAAATTTCCGCTTATCGTGCACTCAATTTCAGTATTGAATATCACCATTATTTTCAGCGTAATTTATCTCACCTTGCAAGATAATGAAAAAAGTACACAAAGTAGCATAGAAAAAAATCTTGAGTCTGTTGTCAGTGCGACAAAAACAAGACTTAATGACTGGATAAGTGAACAAGAATACTTATTACAACAAATGCGAACTGACACAAAAATAATTAATTTAACCAAACAACTAAACCAACAAGCGCCTCAAACAGAAAAACTAATAACTTCATTAGCATTGCAAGATATACGGCAATATTTTCGACAAAGTAACCTACAAGGCCAAGGTTTTTCTATCATCAATAAAGACAAGATTAACATTGCTTCAAATCACAATGAAAATTTAGGCAAAATTAATGTTATCGCACAACAAAAGCCAGAGCTACTGAGCAGCGTATTTACCGGTGAAACACGCTTTGTCTCGCCGATCAAAAACGATCAGAACGTATTGTTTGGTAATAATAGTAATCCGATAGATCAATACAGCATGTTTATTGTTAGCCCGATATTTGATGATAATCATCAAGTTATTGCGGCATTAGCATTAAAAATTCAAACCAGTGGTCAAATTTCCGATATTATGCAACAAGGCCGTATTGGTGCATCAGGCGACAGTTACTTAGTTAACGAGCAAGGTCAAATGCTCTCCAAAAGTCGCTTTGAAGCCAGATTATCGATATTAAAGTACTTTCAAGATCATAGTAAAAATAATCAGCTGATCACCCTTAAAGACCCACAAATTAACATTACTGAAGCGCCAAATGCCGTCATAAATAATCAAGCTTTGCCATTTACCTATATGGCTAATCATCTTATAAATACAATGTATAAAAATAACAGTAACTTAATAGTAAAAAATAAAATAGCGACAAACGTTTTAGGTTACAACGACTACCGTGGCGTTAGCGTTTACGGCGCTTGGTTATGGGATTCAGAGTACGGCTTTGGCATAGCAACTGAAATAGACGTTAATGAAGCGATGTTAGGGTTAAATTCACTACGTAATAAGTTAATGTTGATTTCATTTTTTACCTTATTGCTGACCTTAACCGCTAATATATTTACCGTCACTGTTGGCCAACGTTCAACAAAATATATGCGACGTTCAAAAGCTGAATTAGAAAAGATAGTTAAACAACGTACCACCGAATTACATCAACGTGAACGGGCAATGTGGGAGTTATACGAATATGCCCCTGTTGCCTACGCTACATTAAATAGCCAAGGCCAGTTTATAAAACACAATTGTGTATTTGCCAAAATGTTTAAGCGCCCTAGAGAGCTTTTTGTGTCCTTAAACTGGCAAGAATTTGTCGAACCAAAACACTATGTTCATCGTATATTCCAGAGTAAGTCTCATCTTTTAGAGTGCGAAATTCCAGTAAGAATTAGTGGCAACCAAACCATAGATACCATGCTATCGGCTCTACCTGTTTATGATAATGACGAATTAATTGAAGTGCGACTGACCCTTATTGATGTGACACAAAGAAACGCAGCCAAAGCACAATTTGCAGCATTAATGGAATCCGCACCTGACGCCATATTAATGTTAGATAAAAACAGTGAACACCGTATTGTAAACTCGCAAGTGCTCACTATGTTTGGCTATGATAAATCAGAGCTGATTGGTGAAAAAATTGAACGATTACTACCTGAAGAAAAATGTTTACAGGTTTTTGAACGCTTACTCAGTGCGCCTAGCACTGAAAAGCAACGCTTAGAGTTGCTCGGTAAACGCAAAGATGGCGATGAGTTTTCCGCAGAAGTGACGGTAAATTCAATTGATATTCACAATGAGCGCTTTATCGTCGCTATTGTTAGAGATATCACCGAACGCAAACTTAATGATCAAGCTCTGGCAGAACAAGTCTTATTCCAGCAAGCGTTGGCTGATACTATTCCTTATCCTATTTTTGTTAAAGGCACAGACTTACGATTTATTAACGTCAATAAATCATATGAAGAAACATTCAATGTTAGGCGCGAAGATGTTATTGGTAAAACCGTACTCGATCTTGACTACTTGCCATTGGCTGATCGAAAAGCTTATCAAGCGGAAGATACCGCACTTATTGCCTCTATGGGCATGGTGCGAAAAGAAATCCCGCTAGTCTACGGTGATGGCTTAACGCACTCAACCATGTACTGGGTGAAGAGCTTTGCTAAAGCCGATGGCAACATTGGCGGCTTATTAGGTACGTTTGTTGATATCAGTGAACAAAAAATGGCTGAGCAAACCTTAGCACACGCCAAGTCTTTAGCTGAAGATGCGGTAAAAGCAAAATCTAACTTCTTAGCCAACATGTCGCATGAAATTCGCACCCCGATGAACGCGATCATAGGTATGTCGGCTTTAGCGCTGAAAACCAACTTATCACCTCAGCAACAAAACTATATCTTTAAAGTTAATCGTGCTGCCGAATCCTTATTAGGTCTGGTAAATGATATTTTGGATTTTTCTAAAATTGAAGCCAATAAACTCGATATTGAAGTTATTCCATTTTGCCTAGATGAGATTCTCGATAACCTCGGTAATATGCTAATGGATAAGCTGACCGAGAAAAAAACTGAGCTTATTTTTGACGTTGAAAAAACCGTTCCTATTGACTTAATTGGCGATCCTTTACGCCTTAGTCAAATACTCACTAACCTGGGTAGCAATGCGGCTAAATTCACCGAACACGGTGAAATAAAAATTCACATATCTTGTCTTAAAAAGCATAATAACAAAGTCACTTTAAAGTTCTCTATTTGTGATACTGGCATAGGAATGAGCGCCGAGCAGCAAGAAAAGCTCTTCCAGTCATTCAGCCAAGCTGACGCTTCAACCACAAGGAAATACGGTGGCACAGGTTTAGGGCTAGCAATATGTAAGCACTTGGTTGAATTACTAGGTGGCGAAATATGGTTAGAAAGCCAAGAGGGACAAGGCAGTCAATTTCATTTTATTGTTGATTATCAATGCCAATCGTTAGCACAAAGCCAAGCAAAAAGACCTTATTTATCATCACTTCAAGGCGGAAAACTTGCCTTAATCGCTGATAATGAGAGCTATAAGCCTATTTTACTGCGCATGTTGCAATCGTTTGGCTTTATTGTCGAACACTACAGCTCAGTCACGAGCGCGCTGACTGAGTTAACACAAGATAGCCAAACTTTTGATGCCTTGATTTTTGATCTGGTTAATTGCAATGATCAGCAAAGTTGTCGTGATATAAGATCAATACGAGATGCCTGCATCGATTTGCCAATATTACATATTCTGCCGAACCGACAAGAAATACCCAGCAAAACTCTTAATACCGATGAAAAGTATTACGTCACCTGTAAGCCAATTACCTCGTCGAATTTACTCGACAATTTATTAATTGCCCTGGGGCACGAAAACCTACGTAATATCAAATATACCTCAGCCCCCCTTGTTGAGCAGTCAGCAATCAATGCCCTACAAGGGGCGAAAATATTATTGGTTGAAGATAATGAAATAAACCAAGAATTGGCAACCGAACTATTAAGCCATCACGGTATTGCAGTAACCGTAGCCAATAATGGTCAAGAAGCGATAGATTATCTGCAACAGGAAAGCTTTGACGGTGTGCTGATGGATTGCCAAATGCCCGTAAAAGATGGTTATACCGCCACGCGAGAAATTCGCCAAGACGCGCGTTTTATCGATTTACCTATTATTGCCATGACCGCTAATGTCATGGCTGGCGATCGAGAAAAGTCTTTACGCTCAGGCATGAATGAACATATCGGCAAGCCTATTAACACCGGCGAACTCTTTAGCAAATTAGCCCAATGGGTAATACCGAGCAAACCTAATAATAAAAAACACAAAGCTAATTCATATAAAAATGACCTGCTTACCCTACCTGAACTTGAGGGTATCGACACCGCCGCAGGTTTAGCGGTAGCGCAATATAATCAGCAATTGTATCAACGCCTACTGGTTAAGTTTAAACATAACTATAGCCAAGCTATTAACCCGATAGCGCAGGCAATGAATAGCCATGACTTTGCTACGGCTGAACAACTGGCTCATACCTTAAAAGGTGTCGCAGGTAATATTGGTGCTCAGCAGCTTTATACCCTTTGTCAGCAGTTGGAAAATGATGCCATACAGCATGATATAAAACCGCTACTACTCGAGCAATGTCAAAATGAACTTAACCGTATTCAATTATCATTATCGCAACTAGAGCCGCAAGTCCCTGTTGAGCAAGCTTTCAACGTTAAGGACTGCAAAGCATTATTCGAACAATTGGTTATCGAGGTAGATAATTATGATGTAGCGGCCATAGATACCATTCAGACATTATTATCGATGACACATCAACAGCACTACCATCAACAACTAAAAGATATCATGACAAAGGTTGAAATATACGAATTTGACGATGCCGCCACGTTACTCAAGGAAATTGAAATTTCATTATGA
- a CDS encoding cobalamin-binding protein — protein sequence MSPVPEPKWPERIICLTEETTEALYLMEEDHRIIGISAYTMRPARARKEKTKVSAYITARTEKILALKPDLVLAFSDMQADIVADLIKEGIQVHCFNHRSISETLQMIRTLAGLIGQPEKGAKLVADLQNNLNTIKQQADKLPVRPKVYFEEWFDPIITGIGWVSELIEIAGGIDCYREFSTQSLAKNRIVADASDVIAKQPDIYIASWCGRKFDQDKVTTRAGWQEIPAIKNGDIYEVNSTDILQPGPAALTDGVKQLADIIKQWAEHK from the coding sequence ATGTCCCCTGTTCCTGAACCTAAATGGCCAGAACGCATTATCTGTTTAACAGAAGAAACCACTGAAGCACTTTACTTAATGGAGGAAGATCATCGCATTATTGGTATTTCAGCTTACACCATGCGCCCAGCGCGAGCACGTAAAGAAAAAACCAAAGTCAGTGCTTATATCACCGCCAGAACCGAGAAAATTTTAGCATTAAAACCTGACTTAGTTTTAGCCTTTTCTGATATGCAGGCCGATATTGTCGCTGATTTAATTAAAGAAGGCATACAAGTACATTGCTTTAATCATCGAAGCATTAGCGAAACCTTGCAAATGATCCGCACACTTGCAGGCTTAATTGGCCAGCCAGAAAAAGGCGCAAAATTAGTAGCAGATTTACAAAACAACTTAAACACCATCAAACAACAAGCTGATAAGTTACCGGTACGACCGAAAGTTTATTTTGAAGAATGGTTTGACCCTATTATTACCGGCATTGGTTGGGTCAGCGAACTGATCGAAATTGCCGGTGGTATCGACTGCTATCGCGAATTTTCAACACAATCTTTAGCTAAAAACCGTATTGTTGCCGATGCTAGTGATGTTATTGCCAAACAACCTGATATTTACATTGCCTCTTGGTGTGGTCGTAAGTTTGATCAAGATAAAGTTACCACTAGAGCAGGTTGGCAGGAAATACCCGCAATAAAAAATGGTGACATTTACGAAGTCAATTCAACCGATATTTTACAACCGGGTCCGGCAGCATTAACTGATGGTGTAAAACAACTCGCCGATATTATTAAGCAATGGGCTGAGCATAAATAA
- a CDS encoding histidine phosphatase family protein — protein MSVFNVYLLRHGELVQSGILCGRTDIALSDIGKQQLINATKNLPKISNCYSSPLVRCREFATQYCQQHELSLQVLTELQEMNFGDWDGKPYQALWQLTQEAETTAAETTLTLGDFWQDPWQCQPPNGESMESFMERVDNFWQNLLSQLCQSELEKADSLNTLVLSHGGVIRYLLAKVLGLPIPGTYHMTNLDVPYGSLIHLQVFIDNEGKAWSKLML, from the coding sequence TTGTCAGTATTTAATGTTTATTTGTTACGCCATGGCGAGCTTGTACAAAGCGGCATCCTTTGCGGTCGTACTGATATTGCGCTATCCGATATTGGCAAGCAACAACTTATTAATGCCACAAAAAATTTACCTAAAATTTCAAATTGTTATAGCTCGCCGTTGGTTCGGTGTCGAGAATTTGCCACACAATATTGCCAACAACATGAGCTTTCATTGCAGGTGTTGACCGAATTACAAGAAATGAACTTTGGTGATTGGGACGGTAAACCTTATCAAGCGTTGTGGCAATTAACACAGGAAGCTGAAACAACCGCAGCAGAAACAACGTTAACCTTAGGCGATTTTTGGCAAGATCCCTGGCAATGCCAACCGCCCAACGGTGAGTCTATGGAAAGTTTTATGGAGCGCGTTGATAACTTCTGGCAAAATTTACTCTCGCAATTGTGCCAAAGCGAACTCGAAAAAGCGGACTCATTAAATACTTTAGTGTTGAGTCATGGTGGTGTTATTCGATATCTACTGGCTAAAGTATTAGGGCTGCCTATTCCAGGTACTTATCATATGACCAACTTGGATGTGCCTTATGGCAGCTTAATTCATCTGCAAGTTTTCATTGATAACGAAGGTAAAGCTTGGTCTAAATTAATGCTTTAA
- the cobT gene encoding nicotinate-nucleotide--dimethylbenzimidazole phosphoribosyltransferase, translated as MFEIQAVSCEHSEKIQAKIDGKTKPLGALGDLELLAKQIAQIQLISTIADTKNNILNDDPTDTQHKLQLVSPHLTVFAGDHGIASEGVSIAPSDVTSQMVANFANGGAAINVLCRQFGWQLSVVDAGILHPPAASLPVINQRLGYITQAINQQAAMTEAQVEQGFSFALQHINKIKASGCNIVAFGEMGIGNTTIASAIMAAIMKVPVSDVVGRGTGVSDDVVKKKQQVIEQALALHAENLVDAKAILRCIGGFELVQITAAMLAAAENNMLIIVDGFICTAAAMLAIELNANVKGYMVFAHCSGEQGHQKMLQWLNVKPLLNLGLRLGEGTGAALALPILQAAVAFYNDMASFVDAEVTDVT; from the coding sequence ATGTTTGAGATCCAAGCGGTTAGTTGTGAACATTCAGAAAAAATTCAAGCAAAAATCGATGGTAAAACCAAGCCATTAGGTGCATTAGGCGATCTTGAATTACTTGCTAAACAAATTGCACAAATACAGCTAATAAGCACGATAGCTGACACCAAAAATAATATTCTCAACGATGACCCAACTGACACCCAGCACAAGTTACAACTTGTCTCTCCCCATTTAACGGTATTTGCCGGCGATCATGGTATTGCTAGCGAAGGTGTTTCTATTGCGCCAAGTGACGTTACTAGCCAAATGGTGGCTAACTTTGCCAATGGTGGAGCGGCTATCAATGTACTTTGCCGACAATTCGGTTGGCAACTGAGTGTTGTTGATGCGGGTATTCTACATCCCCCTGCAGCATCTTTACCGGTTATTAATCAGCGTTTAGGTTATATAACACAGGCAATCAACCAGCAAGCTGCAATGACTGAGGCTCAAGTCGAACAGGGCTTTTCGTTTGCACTGCAACACATCAACAAAATTAAAGCGAGTGGTTGTAATATTGTGGCCTTTGGTGAAATGGGCATTGGCAATACCACTATTGCATCAGCCATTATGGCGGCAATAATGAAAGTGCCTGTCAGCGATGTGGTTGGTCGTGGTACCGGTGTTTCTGATGATGTGGTTAAGAAGAAGCAACAAGTTATTGAACAAGCTTTGGCATTGCATGCTGAAAACTTAGTTGATGCAAAGGCAATTTTACGCTGTATCGGTGGCTTTGAACTAGTACAAATAACTGCAGCGATGCTGGCGGCCGCAGAGAATAATATGCTGATTATTGTTGATGGTTTTATTTGTACCGCTGCGGCTATGTTAGCGATTGAACTGAATGCTAATGTCAAAGGCTATATGGTATTTGCTCATTGCTCAGGTGAACAAGGTCATCAGAAAATGTTGCAGTGGTTGAACGTTAAGCCTTTATTAAACTTAGGTTTACGTTTGGGTGAAGGTACAGGCGCCGCATTAGCGTTGCCCATTCTTCAAGCTGCGGTGGCATTTTATAATGATATGGCAAGTTTTGTTGATGCCGAGGTTACTGATGTTACTTAA